In a genomic window of Perognathus longimembris pacificus isolate PPM17 chromosome 21, ASM2315922v1, whole genome shotgun sequence:
- the Tm2d2 gene encoding TM2 domain-containing protein 2, with protein MVLGGCPVSYLLLCGQAALLLGNLLLLHCVSRSHSYNATAELELTSAAHPEVSAGAPSWEYVDPHSPLILCSYLPDEFIKCDEPVDHVGNTTASQELGYGCLKFGGQAYGDVEHTRVQCRALDGIECADPRTFLRENKPCIKYTGHYFITTLLYSFFLGCFGVDRFCLGHTGTAVGKLLTLGGLGIWWFVDLILLITGGLMPSDGSNWCTVY; from the exons ATGGTGCTGGGTGGCTGCCCGGTGAGTTATTTGCTTCTGTGTGGCCAGGCGGCTTTGTTGCTGGGGAATCTGCTGCTGCTGCACTGTGTCTCCCGGAGCCACTCGTACAATGCTACCGCCGAGCTGGAGCTCACCTCCGCTGCCCACCCGGAGGTGTCCGCCGGGGCCCCCAGCTGGGAGTACGTCGATCCCCACTCTCCACTCATCCTCTGCTCCTACCT CCCTGACGAGTTTATAAAATGTGACGAACCAGTGGACCATGTTGGAAATACAACCGCATCCCAGGAACTTGGTTATGGTTGTCTCAAG TTCGGTGGCCAGGCCTACGGTGATGTGGAACACACCCGTGTCCAGTGCCGGGCACTGGATGGAATTGAATGTGCCGATCCTAGGACCTTCCTCCGGGAAAATAAGCCCTGTATAAA GTATACCGGCCACTACTTCATTACCACTTTACTCTATTCCTTCTTCCTGGGATGTTTCGGAGTAGATCGTTTCTGTTTGGGACACACTGGCACTGCAGTCGGCAAACTGCTGACGCTTGGAGGACTTGGGATCTGGTGGTTTGTGGATCTTATTTTGCTCATCACTGGAGGGCTGATGCCAAGCGATGGCAGCAATTGGTGCACTGTGTACTGA